The proteins below come from a single Vicugna pacos chromosome 13, VicPac4, whole genome shotgun sequence genomic window:
- the LOC140700566 gene encoding tRNA (32-2'-O)-methyltransferase regulator THADA-like: protein MTGSEFFSRFPELYPFLLKQLETVANTVDSDTGELNCHPSMFLLLLVLGRLYPSPMDGTCSALGMAPFIPFIMRDKVEETVISALEP from the exons ATGACAGGGAGTGAATTTTTCTCTCGTTTCCCGGAACTCTATCCCTTTCTTCTGAAACAGTTGGAAACGGTAGCCAATACTGTGGACAG tgaTACCGGAGAACTGAACTGCCATCCCAGCATGTTTCTCTTACTCTTGGTGTTGGGGAGGCTCTACCCTTCCCCGATGGATGGCACCTGCTCTGCTCTCGGCATGGCCCCTTTCATCCCCTTCATCATGAG AGACAAGGTGGAGGAAACTGTGATCTCTGCATTGGAG